The region TCCTCAATTTTGCCGGACAGCCCCGGCCGCAAGATCTGAACAGATACCCCAAACGAGATCAGGCGGAAGATCTGATCCATCCATGGCCCTGAAACGTAATGGAGAAATACAATGTTTTTTACCCCAGGCACCCATCAAGAACACGGCCTTCCCTTCAATCCCCTCAAGGCGATTGTTGCCCCGCGTCCCATCGGCTGGATATCCACCGTGAATGCGGCGGGCAACGCCAATCTTGCGCCCTATAGTTTCTTCAACGCGATCTCGGAAACTCCGCCCATGGTCGGGTTTTCAGTATCGCCAGCCGAGCGGGAAAAGGATTCGCTTGTCAATTCCCGCGAGACCGGGGAATTTGTCGTCAATATCGTCTCCCACGCGCAGATGCAGGCCATGAGCGACACCTCCGCCCCGGCGGCCCATGGCGTATCGGAATTTGACCTTGTGGGGATAGAGGCTGAGCCTTCGACCAGGGTTGCACCGCCGCGGGTCAAGGATGCCCCCTGTCATCTCGAATGCAAGGTCTGGGATATTCTGGCCCTGCCCGAAGATGAAAACGGCGACAGGAATTACTGGGTCATGGGCACAATCATCGGCATAAACATCAATGATGCGGTGATCGTCGATGGCAAGGTTGATGTCAGCCTCTATCAGCCGGTCAGCCGACTTGGATACAAGGACTACTCGGTTGTTCGTGATGTGTTTGAGATCGAACGGCCCAAAGGCGGTTACTGATCAATCGGACAAGTATCAACAACCAGATTGATATATCCCTGCAGGCTTGTTTCATAAAGATGTATCTTGATCAGCCATGTATCGGCGATCAGCACCGTATCGAACGGCAACATGCCCGAATTGATCTTCTCCCCACCGAAATAGCTGATCCGCATGGAAACAGGCTTGGCCGGATCAAACCAGGGGGTATCGCGTGTCGCTTCGTGCCCGGCTTCGCCTTCGATGAAGACCTGAAGCGAACCACCGAGAAGATCAGCCTTGGATTCCCCGCCGGCAAACAAGCTCGTCGCCACCGCGACATCCTTTGTCTCGATGGTCCGGCACCGCGCCGGTTTGGAGAGGGTATTCAATGCCCTGACAATCTGCTGTTCATCCACCCCTCGTGCAAGAAAACGGGCAATCCGGCGGTTGAGCTGCTTCATCCTGGCGTCCTGCCCGGATGATCCGCCGACAAGTTCAGCCTCCATCCGAAGGCGCTGCTCTTCTTCAAGCGAGGTATTGAGTGTGGTGATCTGCTGCTGCAGTTTCTCGTTTTCCTGCTGCATTTCGAGAAGCTGCTGGGCATTGGTGGATACGAGCGCCGATTGCTGGCTGTTGCCCCAGAACCATCCGATCCAGAGCATGAAACCAAGAACGCATAAACGAATAAGCCAGTTGATCTGGGCACGGAATTCTTGTTTTCGATATCGTTCTGTTGTTTGGTAATAATCCTTCATATGGTGCGCGTCCCCTTGCACTTGAGTTATACGGCGCGACCCGAAGATGAGCAATAGCAAGCTGCGCGTTTTCAGTTGGAGAAACAATCGAGGCGGATCGAGATACTTATGGCGAGCGGAAAGAAAAATCATCCCAAGACACCCCGGGCCTGGCAACGCATGCTAAGCGGGCGACGCCTTGATCTGATCAACCCATCACCCATGGATATCGAAATCGAGGATATCGCCCATGGCCTTGCGCGCGTCGCACGCTGGAACGGGCAGACATCAGGCGAATGGGCCTATAGCGTCGCCCAGCATAGCGTCCTTGTGGAACGGCTCTTTGCAAAGCAGAATCCGGGCATTGACCGGCGGTGGCGGCTGGCTTGCCTGCTGCATGATGCACCTGAATATGTAATCGGTGATATGATCACGCCAGTCAAGGCAGTTTTATCACATGAATACAAGGAAATAGAGAAAAGACTTGAGATGGCGGTTCATATTCGTTTTGGCCTGCCCGGCACCCTTCCTGAAGGGGTGCACAAGGCGATCAAACGGGCAGATAAACTGGCGGCATTTATCGAGGCTGTCCAGATTGCCGGATTTACGGAAAAGGAAGCGCGGGCCGCGATCGCCCGTCCCCGGATAATTCCCGATATCCGCATCAAGCCCGAATCCCCGATCCGAACAGAAGAGACCTATTTGCGCCGGTTCCGGTATCTTGGAGGAAGAAAAGATTGAAGGCAGGATCACGCCCATGAAATCACGGCATAACAGAATATCTTCATAAGCTGGTGTCCTGAACCATATCAGGGCAAGCTATCACTACCTAAAGGAGCGTTGAGCAACCATGCCAGATATACCAATCGAGATCGATTACTACCTGACCCCGGTAAGCCCATGGACCTATCTCGGCGCGGAAAGGTTCCGCCACCTTGCCGAAAAGCATAAGGCAAAAGTTCACCTTCGCATTGTTGATTACGGCGTGATATTTCCCCAGACCGGCGGGCTCCCGCTGCCGAAACGTGCCCCGGCAA is a window of Alphaproteobacteria bacterium LSUCC0684 DNA encoding:
- a CDS encoding YfbR-like 5'-deoxynucleotidase, whose product is MASGKKNHPKTPRAWQRMLSGRRLDLINPSPMDIEIEDIAHGLARVARWNGQTSGEWAYSVAQHSVLVERLFAKQNPGIDRRWRLACLLHDAPEYVIGDMITPVKAVLSHEYKEIEKRLEMAVHIRFGLPGTLPEGVHKAIKRADKLAAFIEAVQIAGFTEKEARAAIARPRIIPDIRIKPESPIRTEETYLRRFRYLGGRKD
- a CDS encoding flavin reductase family protein; protein product: MFFTPGTHQEHGLPFNPLKAIVAPRPIGWISTVNAAGNANLAPYSFFNAISETPPMVGFSVSPAEREKDSLVNSRETGEFVVNIVSHAQMQAMSDTSAPAAHGVSEFDLVGIEAEPSTRVAPPRVKDAPCHLECKVWDILALPEDENGDRNYWVMGTIIGININDAVIVDGKVDVSLYQPVSRLGYKDYSVVRDVFEIERPKGGY